From the Helicoverpa zea isolate HzStark_Cry1AcR chromosome 28, ilHelZeax1.1, whole genome shotgun sequence genome, one window contains:
- the LOC124643738 gene encoding uncharacterized protein LOC124643738 — protein sequence MPVVSPSRYNTTSSSLSGSYRSTLTSSSSEKPYYRSTSGNYDTIRSYERSEYRSRFSDIDGNRERKTISERTRTSRAPSIADSDSGISSRYRSDRSESRSRDISTTRSESSKTSSDPLPRSRRPILTSTELAMSHAEWYNKYSPANYIPLTQRIQQQQQNQNYGEISRSKSISNDIGRPPAADPTRLARKARNSAATISERPERRSYKETSPVYKRGMLNGVKDTNGNEVPPVSEIRKRFDQKMTVTKLPANDSRYTEQYLNQLKDCENGTVGYTKLVPKDDKPVPVHLPHEKNGLQRWEVGSSSSRSNSNSDLSLSKTISEPVCLAKPIHDRNSSMSTSLTSKLPSDRLASIKSQLDPNNPIGKILEKSTVIQVENGDLDYKKHDGNKIKDIKSDIEKQTKAPKHTSNFASYIQISQPVSSGTTPKKQVELNHINNEDATKNGIKSEPRKARANLKYIDSEEDRILLENDIESPSGTGFENKTFEHENYLKKRTEKSEEGKEQTDEAKSMETSTESTISEPSDDLSPETPSARRKVLDTKDFEDSKGELAGGKSGPSGLRRSSERSDSLPDSRTDKQSSHTSGLNGLRNIGNTCFMNSVLQCLSNTRPLLEYLCDERYADDINTSLSCMKGALIKAFGIVIKELWRSGEKDAVVNTTALKSQVQRFAPRFMGYSQQDAQEFLRYLLEGLHEDVNRVTVKPKPILTEIDDNLSDSAKAQEAWNRYLRMEDSRVGDIFVGQLKSTLRCTHCNHDSVTFDPFWDLSLPIPSRTGNLKLQQCLSHFTREEEMDGDEKPTCSKCGVRRKCLKWFTVQKFPQVLVLHLKRFSPTERFRGKLNVLVEFPLSNLDMSPYAATRAAAPVYNLYAVSNHSGTTYSGHYTAYCKHPYNGEWHEYNDSRVTPISSRNVVSSEAYVLFYELSRHT from the exons aTGCCTGTGGTATCTCCCTCTCGATACAATACCACTTCATCGAGCCTCTCTGGCTCGTACCGGTCCACTTTGACCTCTTCAAGCTCAGAGAAACCTTACTACAGGTCTACCAGTGGAAACTATGACACTATACGCAGCTATGAGAGGTCAGAATACAGGTCAAGATTCTCTGACATTGATGGGAACAGAGAGAGAAAGACTATCTCTGAACGCACTCGAACATCTAGAGCACCGAGCATCGCTGACTCTGACAGTGGCATTTCTAGCAGATACCGGTCTGACAGAAGCGAGTCAAGGTCCAGAGATATCTCTACAACCCGCAGTGAGAGTAGCAAGACCTCCAGTGACCCTTTACCGAGGAGTCGGAGACCTATTCTGACTTCTACAGAGCTGGCTATGTCACATGCGGAGtggtataataaatattcaccAGCAAATTATATACCGTTGACACAAAGGATACAACAGCAACAGCAAAATCAGAATTATGGAGAAATCTCAAGGTCAAAGTCAATTTCAAATGATATTGGAAGGCCTCCGGCTGCAGACCCTACAAGGCTTGCAAGGAAAGCAAGAAATTCAGCAGCGACCATATCAGAG AGACCAGAACGAAGATCGTATAAGGAAACCTCGCCGGTTTACAAGAGAGGGATGCTAAACGGTGTTAAGGATACGAATGGCAACGAAGTGCCACCAGTCTCGGAGATCAGAAAGAGATTCGATCAAAAGATGACTGTTACGAAACTGCCCGCGAACGACTCCCGGTACACTGAACAGTATCTAAACCAACTGAAGGATTGTGAGAACGGCACGGTAGGGTATACTAAGCTCGTCCCGAAAGACGACAAGCCGGTACCTGTTCATTTGCCGCACGAAAAAAACGGTTTGCAACGCTGGGAAGTAGGTTCATCCAGCTCTCGATCTAACTCAAACTCAGATCTGTCACTAAGTAAGACGATATCCGAGCCAGTTTGCCTAGCCAAACCAATACACGATAGAAATAGTTCCATGTCCACTTCGTTAACTTCAAAACTGCCTTCCGACCGTCTAGCCAGCATTAAAAGCCAGCTAGACCCAAACAATCCTATAGGCAAGATTCTAGAAAAATCCACCGTCATACAAGTAGAGAATGGCGATTTGGATTATAAGAAACATGacggaaataaaattaaagatataAAGAGCGATATAGAGAAACAGACGAAAGCGCCAAAACACACATCTAACTTCGCTTCTTACATACAGATATCACAACCAGTTTCATCCGGAACTACGCCCAAAAAACAAGTAGAATTAAACCACATTAATAACGAAGATGCAACTAAAAATGGTATTAAATCTGAACCTAGGAAAGCGAGAGCTAATCTTAAGTACATAGATTCGGAAGAAGATAGGATACTATTGGAAAATGATATTGAATCTCCTAGTGGTACCGGTTTCGAGAACAAGACTTTTGAACATGAGAATTATTTGAAGAAACGAACGGAAAAGAGTGAGGAGGGTAAAGAACAGACAGACGAAGCTAAATCTATGGAAACCAGTACTGAAAGCACGATTAGCGAGCCCAGTGATGATTTAAGTCCTGAAACTCCGTCTGCTAGAAGAAAAGTCTTGGATACAAAGGATTTTGAAGATTCTAAAGGG GAGTTGGCCGGCGGCAAGAGCGGGCCTAGCGGCCTCCGGCGTAGCAGCGAGCGCTCCGACTCGCTGCCCGACTCGCGCACTGACAAGCAGTCCAGTCATACTAGTG GGCTGAACGGCCTCCGCAACATAGGCAACACATGTTTCATGAACAGCGTGCTCCAGTGCCTCTCAAACACGAGGCCGCTCCTCGAGTACCTCTGCGACGAACGCTATGCTGATGATATCAACACCTCGCTGTCGTGTATGAAGGGGGCGCTTATTAAAG CGTTCGGCATAGTGATAAAGGAACTATGGCGCAGTGGCGAGAAGGATGCCGTGGTGAACACGACGGCGCTCAAGTCCCAGGTTCAGCGGTTCGCGCCCAGGTTCATGGGCTACAGTCAGCAGGATGCACAG GAGTTCCTCCGTTACCTGCTGGAGGGTCTGCACGAGGACGTGAACCGCGTCACCGTCAAGCCCAAGCCCATACTCACCGAGATCGATGACAACCTCAG CGACTCAGCCAAAGCCCAGGAGGCGTGGAACCGCTACCTCCGCATGGAGGACAGCCGCGTGGGAGACATCTTCGTGGGACAGCTCAAGTCCACCCTCCGCTGCACACACTGCAACCACGACAGCGTCACTTTCGACCCCTTCTGGGACCTCAG TCTCCCGATCCCGTCCCGCACGGGCAACCTGAAGCTGCAGCAGTGTCTGTCGCACTTCACCAGGGAGGAAGAGATGGACGGCGATGAGAAACCT ACATGTTCGAAGTGCGGCGTTCGTAGGAAGTGCCTGAAATGGTTCACCGTGCAGAAGTTCCCGCAAGTACTCGTGTTGCATCTCAAGAG GTTCTCTCCAACGGAACGTTTCCGGGGCAAACTTAACGTACTGGTAGAATTCCCACTCAGCAACCTGGACATGTCACCCTACGCAGCCACCCGCGCCGCCGCACCCGTCTACAACCTCTACGCCGTCAGCAACCACTCAG GCACGACGTACTCGGGTCACTACACGGCTTACTGCAAGCATCCCTACAACGGCGAGTGGCACGAGTATAACGATTCACG AGTAACACCAATAAGCAGTCGGAACGTGGTCTCGTCCGAGGCGTACGTCTTATTCTACGAGCTGTCGCGCCACACGTAG